In Anopheles gambiae chromosome 2, idAnoGambNW_F1_1, whole genome shotgun sequence, a single window of DNA contains:
- the LOC1278474 gene encoding condensin-2 complex subunit D3-L — translation MAPTHVHLLLNQLPGYFDSSVSIERVDQLCDEQVNDIHPSISNDSNSNQADNGDSFAKVSKCNDLRNIAMVKRALHDPELEDLMRDIVREVENIRNTAGLYDQYDNWQYLSKKINIEDFLTFVYTMICLAELEPTKTVHIKLAICSARLYIVLLTTPGQKQTTVFNECVFSKSMDVFKIIDHLRESSNVNGSQGRMNTITEARRLMLDYMSVLDDLHLLLRCMTLKNCSTSKIKIVDTLKTLLIYCIKHAQSRAEAEQLAEKIFTTLGIICLPEHDDHNECRTTISMILNRTAIFYTSEYKNKPGAFNVHNLFLRLLEQNSKDTCAVLTNFIKSVLTNPPKVFSRPDDYAILLDAAVQYELTMYSKCNVSIIDYLKQIETHSDAGTRINIVEMIAKLAVVDCTVDWELFQKEISNVPREIDLLQLLGNKLLEKSNTVKLKAFQCLLKILQNGNKTMKRIFQNAFYSPHADEDEKNYLQMNDVEELFQTAELELGISRNVLNFSQHTVSTHNKPSDCNDGLVGDTARPSPKISSQDVPGIEAIEEMLTSLPNTMYDAMLSPISAIRRVALSCLEYILELDRNRIDEPIFEYVISKLAKDPVMLMRRTTLNVLNKLLALYPNYLPLIKLWSKCLLFFLDDVDQKLKESAMESLKINVFDSICRYEDSSSRKVFTPWMIVRAILVIGKINVLKSAVDSWIQKSILTPKNLSIIESHIFTVNCSEAWIILSIIANKMKSRNPDLVIKTMNDILQQDTYNSPICLQYILSVIKSWSSDFSRSGLNHLFKILSDLLRTGSTNISLVGDIYSLCCMIKRKADGIVDESWIADIRDSSAEYLLHYCTHYTSAHVTNERYLISLLVYAEAATDLNVKPDNNIVNILLKYLAHVAANEKGLLVQTDQSRKINVTIIVLARFGLRDGSLATTVIADFNRILKFKYIDQSILCTLITAFADLCKRHTSLVDSSISTVIGQLSSQYLTVRSVALNNLNELILQDYVKMRGSVLLNILKLIIDENDHIAAQAFYVIQLYVNSKNEKLLKVSFLECVYVFNNYLQYAESDMFPASEIDNEECDLAGKDEKSLQKRCAIYDFFVENIDDISLLKLLKNVNKIHQQLIKDKYVECSQGVDTLIDLIYVFKCMCDVRNRDKAKLAKSTTSKDDETNADANEGPSSKRSRLKATQSQNETEMTTIVEKMIAVYYPFQQEVRKYVQKIEPSRMHLVDKRLEEMALSIAGNFRVLVEFAKPMNFWRSLLKVIDSTHDGKRKQSKTSSGKNKSDGDSESDQDEDITDEMLDL, via the exons ATGGCTCCAACGCACGTTCACCTGTTGTTGAATCAACTTCCCGGTTATTTCGACTCTTCAGTGTCGATAGAGCGTGTAGATCAGTTGTGTGATGAGCAAGTGAATGATATTCATCCTTCAATTAGCAACGATAGCAACAGCAATCAAGCAGACAATGGAGATTCTTTCGCGAAAGTTTCCAAGTGCAATGATCTGCGCAACATCGCAATGGTAAAACGAGCGCTACATGATCCGGAGTTGGAAGATTTGATGCGAGACATAGTGCGAGAAGTGGAAAATATTCGCAATACAGCTGGACTATACGATCAGTACGATAATTGGcaatatttatcaaaaaagATCAATATCGAAGATTTCTTAACCTTCGTTTACACTATGATTTGCCTAGCAGAGTTAGAACCAACGAAAACGGTACACATAAAGCTCGCTATTTGTTCGGCTAGATTGTACATCGTGTTATTGACCACTCCTGGGCAGAAGCAAACAACAGTGTTTAATGAATGCGTGTTTTCGAAAAGTAtggatgtttttaaaataattgatcatCTGCGCGAATCCAGTAACGTAAATGGCTCCCAAGGAAGAATGAACACTATAACTGAAGCAAGACGTTTGATGTTGGATTACATGTCCGTGCTGGATGATTTACATCTACTGCTTCGATGTATGACGCTAAAAAACTGCTCTACCTCCAAGATCAAAATAGTTGATACATTAAAAACCCTGCTTATTTACTGTATCAAGCACGCTCAGAGTCGGGCTGAAGCGGAGCAATTGgcagaaaaaatatttactaCGCTAGGCATTATCTGCTTGCCGGAACATGACGACCATAACGAATGCCGGACAACTATAAGCATGATTCTGAATAGAACTGCCATATTTTATACGTCTGAgtataaaaacaaacccgGTGCTTTCAACGTACACAACTTGTTTTTGCGGCTGCTTGAGCAAAACTCAAAAGACACATGTGCGGTACTCACAAATTTCATAAAATCGGTTCTAACGAATCCTCCGAAAGTGTTCTCACGACCTGATGATTATGCAATTTTGCTGGACGCTGCTGTACAATATGAGCTTACCATGTACAGCAAATGTAACGTCTCCATTATCGACTATTTGAAGCAGATAGAGACACACTCAGACGCCGGAACTCGGATTAACATTGTTGAGATGATTGCTAAGCTAGCAGTCGTTGATTGCACCGTCGACTGGGAACTGTTCCAGAAGGAGATTTCGAATGTACCGCGAGAAATAGATTTGCTCCAGCTGTTGGGAAACAAGTTACTTGAAAAGTCAAACACGGTGAAGCTAAAGGCTTTCCAGTGTTTGTTAAAAATCCTACAGAATGGTAATAAAACCATGAAGCGCATATTTCAAAATGCCTTCTATTCGCCGCATGCAGATGAGGATGAAAAAAATTACCTGCAGATGAATGACGTGGAAGAGCTTTTTCAAACGGCCGAGCTTGAACTAGGCATATCTCGGAATGTGCTCAACTTTAGTCAGCATACCGTATCCACCCATAACAAACCATCCGATTGTAACGACGGGCTGGTCGGCGATACAGCTCGTCCGAGCCCTAAGATATCCTCCCAGGATGTGCCAGGCATTGAAGCAATCGAAGAAATGCTAACATCCTTGCCGAATACCATGTACGATGCAATGTTATCGCCAATTTCTGCAATAAGACGAGTGGCTCTGTCTTGCTTGGAGTATATCCTTGAACTGGACAGAAATCGCATCGATGAACCGATATTTGAGTATGTCATTTCTAAACTAGCAAAAGACCCGGTTATGCTGATGCGTCGTACCACTTTGAATGTGCTCAACAAACTGTTAGCACTGTATCCAAACTATTTGCCACTGATAAAGCTATGGTCAAAATGTTTACTATTTTTCCTGGATGATGTGGACCAAAAACTGAAGGAATCTGCAATGGAGAGCCTGAAAATAAACGTGTTTGATAGCATATGCCGCTACGAAGACTCGTCGTCTCGTAAAGTATTTACACCATGGATGATCGTCCGCGCCATTTTGGTCATTGGTAAAATAAATGTCCTTAAATCAGCCGTCGATTCTTGGATACAGAAATCAATTTTGAC GCCGAAAAATCTTAGCATCATAGAGTCTCATATCTTCACAGTCAACTGTAGTGAAGCTTGGATCATATTGTCGATTatagcaaacaaaatgaaatcgCGCAATCCGGACTTGGTAATTaaaacaatgaatgatatCCTTCAACAAGACACG TACAATTCACCAATATGTCTGCAGTATATCCTTTCCGTGATCAAATCGTGGTCGTCTGACTTCTCGAGATCGGGTCTAAATCACCTGTTCAAAATTTTAAGCGATCTACTGCGCACCGGCAGTACTAACATATCACTGGTCGGTGATATATACAGCTTATGCTGCATGATAAAGCGAAAAGCTGATGGCATCGTTGATGAATCCTGGATTGCAGATATACGTGATAGCAGTGCGGAATATTTGTTACACTACTGCACCCATTATACGAGTGCCCACGTGACTAATGAGCGATATCTGATTAGCCTACTCGTGTACGCAGAAGCGGCAACCGATTTAAACGTTAAACCGGATAACAACATAGTTAATATACTATTGAAGTATTTAGCGCATGTTGCTGCTAATGAAAAAGGCC TGTTGGTTCAGACCGATCAATCGCGTAAAATTAATGTAACTATAATAGTATTGGCAAGATTTGGTTTACGTGACGGTTCTCTGGCGACGACAGTGATAGCTGATTTTAATAgaatattgaaatttaaatacaTCGATCAAAGCATTTTATGCACATTAATTACAGCTTTTGCTGATTTATGTAAAAG ACACACGTCTTTGGTGGACTCTTCCATTTCAACAGTAATCGGACAACTAAGCTCACAGTACTTAACGGTGCGGAGTGTGGCCTTGAACAATCTAAATGAGTTGATCTTACAGGATTATGTCAAAATGCGTGGTAGTGTATTGTTGAACATTCTGAAGCTGATCATCGACGAGAATGATCATATCGCCGCGCAAGCATTCTACGTAATCCAGCTGTACGTTAACTCAAAGAATGAGAAGCTATTGAAAGTATCGTTTTTGGAGTGTGTATACGTGTTTAACAATTATCTG CAATATGCAGAAAGTGATATGTTTCCAGCATCTGAAATCGACAATGAAGAGTGTGATCTGGCTGGAAAGGACGAAAAATCGTTACAGAAGCGTTGTGCCATTTATGATTTCTTTGTAGAAAATATTGATGATATCAGTCTGTTGAAATTGCTGAAGAACGTTAACAAAATTCATCAACAACTCATAAAAGACAAATACGTAGAATGCTCCCAAGGGGTTGATACACTCATCGATTTAATTTACGTATTTAAATGTATGTGTGATGTAAGAAACCGCGATAAAGCAAAACTTGCAAAGAGTACAACATCAAAAGACGATGAAACGAATGCCGACGCGAATGAAGGACCTTCATCGAAAAGATCTCGTTTAAAAGCTACTCAATCACAAAATGAGACTGAAATG acAACAATCGTGGAGAAAATGATTGCTGTTTATTACCCCTTTCAGCAAGAAGTCCGAAAATACGTACAAAAGATTGAACCAAGCCGAATGCACCTAGTCGATAAAAGATTGGAAGAGATGGCATTGTCGATTGCTGGGAATTTTCGCGTATTGGTAGAATTTGCCAAACCTATGAATTTTTGGCGTTCGTTGCTGAAAGTGATCGACAGTACACACGATGGGAAGCGAAAACAAAGTAAAACATCATCTGGTAAAAATAAATCGGATGGCGACAGTGAAAGTGATCAGGACGAAGATATAACGGATGAAATGCTGGATTTGTAG
- the LOC1278475 gene encoding eukaryotic translation initiation factor 4 gamma 2 codes for MYAQLCKRIQKELETDIDKSKSSTFLQILLNVCRDKFENRVQYSEKIINSESTLTDDLEEKKNVAKQKILGNVKFIGELYKLGMLVEAHLHKMLRSLFTNKSSSSTEKNCEDMECLAQLIRTCGKNLDTELGKQLMDQYFERMEKYSQSQSMFPPRIRFMLRDLIELRKNNWTPRKVALVEGPAPIQELNHDDDVLPPGLNHLRNRDRDYRNMDRSEQRDWIGKFSLNLHNLNDGFNLLSVSSPSPLLPSSYNQSSNGYGNRDHRDNGGGGGGGGNYRMHNNRNNQNNYGNNNMRYNKHNNHHHQGSGGGGMRDGGNGSHSSSYGGNSGMMSNKDLAPRFKRNLMTPPQNPVEELQMRPTPNSLLFKANMNIKPQLPISSSIGGGTIGGGKTSFNGPSLSEFPSPLTTRTLLSEQRNAGQINNSAFPAGNNSTGTGGSFGAPAGSAMSSTVVPRPGTQSDNSGGVNMMTTGRSSGGSQQPASQTISSNVMNHRHQQHTSQGPRQLGGNENGNAHLNKHYTDLHQQHHHHHQGQQNLQGPIGDHGNREMNGDRMMNHYETPSHNRQHMDPLNQSLLNPISGVTSTNSSLMLGGKLTQKEQIVKQASTDKTEKKKKDKGMSKEDHMKRVVTFVSDVMLENIKQQIEDEEQKKNACIEENEEKSDMETKDATVKEVLVEVVDKKEEQAAEPLTKPNESEPVQLIENAQIIHDKTTGQDDTVPKEKKIDEDENEAADLKGDEKTDIGSETQKDEHDATTLNNQQQEPLGEAENTAEMKERQEDDAIPAAIPESAEPSVDEKPVVKKLTLMEELVNAFCELKLPEKFMRDAMIAILNQVLDRNDAFHAKTIEFLQILNKESKLSHSAALESFKSIVNGMNEKEKTIPKITSIIASLLARAVAVNLCGLADVANFTENGQHYPLFLLVLQHLHKQLGKQPLQELFNKSKVNLMASLPECDRTKDRMAEILEDRNLNFLYPLLRVQAELWKQILSDANPQQFYKWIKENVESSCYAEPGFIVAIMTVLLKYIHQESENLKEDKKRIEKEKEILTKYCPVLNAFLNGNNDLQLTAVYAIQVYWYSIGYPKGVLLRWFQEMYELSVIEEDAFLRYKEDVTDIYPGKGKALFQVNQWLTWLAEAEDEDDDEED; via the exons ATGTACGCACAGCTGTGCAAGCGTATACAAAAAGAGCTAGAAACCGACATCGACAAGAGCAAGTCCAGCACCTTCCTGCAAATTCTGCTGAACGTCTGTCGCGACAAGTTCGAGAATCGCGTACAGTACAGTGAGAAGATCATCAATTCTGAAAGCACACTAACCGATGATttggaggaaaagaaaaatgtcGCTAAACAAAAGATATTGGGCAATGTTAAGTTCATCGGCGAGCTGTATAAACTCGGCATGCTGGTCGAAGCTCATCTGCACAAGATGCTCCGCTCGCTTTTCACCAACAAATCTAGCTCATCGACGGAGAAGAACTGCGAGGACATGGAATGTTTGGCCCAGCTCATTCGGACATGCGGAAAGAATTTGGATACAGAGCTGGGAAAACAGCTGATGGATCAGTACTTTGAACGGATGGAAAAGTATTCGCAATCGCAATCGATGTTTCCACCGCGCATCCGGTTCATGCTGCGCGATCTGATCGAGTTGCGTAAGAATAACTGGACACCGCGAAAGGTGGCTTTGGTCGAGGGCCCTGCACCGATACAGGAACTGAATCATGACGATGATGTGCTTCCGCCCGGACTCAATCACTTGCGAAATCGAGATCGCGATTACCGCAATATGGATCGCAGTGAGCAACGCGATTGGATAGGCAAGTTTTCgttaaatttgcataatcTGAACGACGGTTTCAACTTACTCAGTGTGTCCAGCCCATCTCCGCTGCTTCCATCAAG CTATAATCAATCGTCAAATGGCTACGGAAATCGTGACCATCGCGATaatggaggtggtggtggcggcggtggtaaCTATCGCATGCATAATAACCGGAACAACCAGAATAACTATGGCAACAACAATATGCGttacaacaaacacaacaaccatcaccatcagGGAAGTGGAGGCGGCGGTATGAGAGATGGTGGGAATGGCTCGCACTCGTCGTCATACGGTGGAAACTCGGGCATGATGAGCAATAAAGACTTGGCCCCCCGCTTCAAGCGCAATTTGATGACGCCTCCGCAGAATCCTGTCGAGGAGCTGCAAATGCGTCCAACCCCAAATAGTCTACTGTTTAAAGCTAATATGAACATCAAGCCCCAACTGCCCATATCTTCCTCAATTGGTGGAGGGACTATTGGAGGTGGAAAGACCAGCTTCAATGGACCGTCTTTGAGCGAGTTTCCATCGCCTCTAACAACTCGCACACTGCTCAGCGAGCAGCGTAATGCAGGCCAAATTAACAATAGTGCCTTCCCCGCTGGCAATAACAGTACGGGCACTGGTGGAAGCTTTGGTGCACCTGCGGGTAGTGCGATGTCGTCCACTGTTGTCCCACGCCCAGGAACTCAAAGCGACAATAGCGGCGGTGTCAACATGATGACCACGGGCAGAAGTTCTGGGGGGTCTCAACAGCCTGCCAGTCAAACTATCTCTTCAAATGTAATGAACCACCGTCATCAGCAGCACACTTCACAAGGGCCGCGACAGTTAGGAGGAAACGAAAATGGAAATGCGCATCTGAATAAACATTATACTGATTTGCATCAacagcatcaccatcaccatcagggTCAACAAAATTTGCAAGGACCGATTGGTGATCATGGAAATCGTGAAATGAACGGAGATCGTATGATGAATCATTATGAAACACCATCTCATAATCGTCAGCATATGGATCCATTGAATCAAAGCTTATTGAACCCAATTAGCGGCGTTACTTCAACTAACAGCTCACTCATGCTTGGTGGCAAACTAACGCAAAAGGAACAGATCGTGAAACAAGCTTCTACTGACAaaaccgaaaagaaaaagaaggacaAAGGCATGAGCAAAGAAGATCACATGAAGCGTGTTGTAACTTTCGTGAGCGACGTAATGttggaaaacataaaacagcAAATTGAAGACgaagaacaaaagaaaaatgcttgcatagaagaaaacgaagaaaaaagtgACATGGAAACTAAGGATGCAACGGTGAAGGAAGTACTGGTGGAGGTCGTTGATAAAAAGGAAGAGCAAGCAGCAGAACCCTTAACTAAACCGAATGAAAGCGAACCTGTTCAACTGATTGAAAATGCCCAAATTATACACGACAAAACAACTGGACAAGATGATACTGTGccgaaggaaaagaaaattgatGAGGATGAGAATGAAGCCGCCGACTTGAAGGGCGATGAAAAGACAGACATTGGTTCGGAGACTCAAAAGGATGAGCATGATGCGACAACATTGaacaaccagcagcaggagcCACTCGGCGAAGCTGAAAACACTGCTGAAATGAAAGAACGACAAGAAGATGATGCCATTCCCGCTgcaattccggaatcggcggAACCATCAGTTGATGAAAAGCCAGTAGTGAAGAAACTGACACTAATGGAAGAGCTGGTGAACGCGTTCTGTGAACTAAAGCTTCCGGAAAAATTCATGCGTGATGCCATGATTGCAATTCTAAATCAGGTGCTTGATCGAAACGATGCGTTCCATGCTAAGACGATTGAATTTTTGCAGATTCTCAACAAAGAAAGTAAACTGTCTCATAGCGCTGCTCTGGAATCGTTCAAATCGATTGTCAATGGAATgaacgaaaaggaaaaaactATTCCCAAGATAACGAGCATCATTGCGTCACTGTTAGCAAGAGCCGTTGCGGTTAATCTGTGCGGGCTCGCCGATGTTGCCAACTTTACTGAAAACGGTCAACATTATCCACTGTTTTTGCTCGTTTTGCAACACTTGCACAAACAGCTTGGCAAACAGCCGCTTCAAGAACTGTTCAACAAAAGCAAAGTTAATTTGATGGCCAGCCTGCCGGAGTGTGATCGTACCAAGGATCGTATGGCTGAAATTCTGGAAGACCGTAACCTAAACTTCCTGTACCCATTGTTACGCGTGCAAGCGGAACTGTGGAAGCAGATTCTGTCGGATGCTAATCCACAGCAATTCTACAAATGGATCAAAGAAAACGTCGAATCATCTTGTTATGCAGAGCCAGGTTTTATCGTGGCTATTATGACGGTTCTGCTTAAATATATTCATCAG GAATCGGAAAATTTGAAGGAAGACAAAAAACGCATCGAAAAGGAGAAGGAAATTTTAACCAAGTACTGTCCAGTACTGAACGCCTTCCTGAATGGCAATAATGATCTGCAGTTGACTGCTGTGTATGCAATTCAAGTTTACTGGTATAGCATTGGCTATCCAAAAG GTGTTCTTTTACGCTGGTTCCAAGAGATGTACGAATTGAGTGTCATCGAGGAGGACGCATTCTTGCGGTACAAGGAAGACGTCACCGATATTTATCCAGGCAAGGGCAAGGCACTGTTCCAGGTTAATCAATGGCTCACTTGGTTGGCGGAGGCCGAAGACGAGGATGACGACGAAGaggattaa
- the LOC1278473 gene encoding tRNA (guanine-N(7)-)-methyltransferase — protein MEEAIDDHVKLPQKRFYRQRAHSNPIADHSFDYPLLPELSNWNELYPNIGNRQVVFADIGCGYGGFLVTLGETFPDKLAIGMEIRVKVSDYVMDRIKALRQRHKGKYENIACIRTNAMKYLPNYFRKHQLEKLFFLYPDPHFKKAKHKWRIINPTLLSEYAYVLRPGGKIYTVTDVRELHEWMCKHIEEHPCFKRLPDTEAQEDILAPKLLDSSEEGQKVTRMSGEKFMAIFTRL, from the coding sequence ATGGAAGAGGCTATTGACGATCATGTGAAACTGCCCCAAAAACGATTCTATCGTCAACGGGCCCACTCGAATCCGATCGCTGATCATAGCTTCGATTACCCTTTGTTACCGGAATTGAGCAACTGGAATGAACTCTATCCCAACATTGGCAATCGTCAGGTTGTATTTGCCGACATTGGTTGCGGATATGGCGGGTTTCTGGTAACACTGGGCGAAACATTCCCGGACAAGCTGGCTATCGGTATGGAGATTCGTGTAAAAGTGTCCGACTATGTGATGGACCGTATTAAAGCACTACGCCAGCGGCACAAGGGAAAGTATGAGAACATCGCTTGCATTCGCACGAACGCCATGAAATACTTACCCAACTACTTCCGAAAACATCAGCTGGAAAAGTTGTTCTTCCTGTATCCGGATCCGCACTTCAAAAAGGCGAAACACAAGTGGCGCATTATTAACCCAACCCTGTTGAGTGAGTATGCGTACGTGCTGCGTCCAGGAGGCAAAATTTATACTGTAACCGACGTGCGAGAGCTGCACGAATGGATGTGTAAGCATATCGAAGAGCATCCATGCTTCAAGCGTTTGCCAGACACTGAAGCTCAGGAGGACATTCTCGCCCCAAAGTTGCTGGATAGCAGcgaagaaggtcaaaaagtaACTCGCATGAGCGGAGAAAAGTTTATGGCGATATTTACTAGACTTTAA
- the LOC1278476 gene encoding oxygen-dependent coproporphyrinogen-III oxidase: protein MIFKILRSKTRLITRHLHSASFIGKPTSVIRIIGTTVCIGGATAAIAYHCLSRNEVHMEAVGSAAKFASLSRYMADPISGRQMLDANKNDMKCRMEELVMRIQYDFCRSLEAEENFGKKFLVDRWERKEGGGGITCVLQDGDVFEKAGVNISVVHGNLPKGAIQQMRSRGKQLADGELPFFAVGVSAVIHPRNPFVPTIHFNYRYFEVTDSTGQRQWWFGGGTDLTPYYLNEEDAKHFHRTLKEACDSHDATYYPKFKEWCDKYFFIPHRNESRGVGGIFFDDLDGPDAERAFDFVSSCAHSVIPSYLPLVRAHKNDPYGDRHRQWQLLRRGRYVEFNLIYDRGTKFGLYTPGARYESILMSLPLNARWEYMNIPAQGTEEALITEVLKKPKNWLNL from the exons AATTGGAACGACGGTATGCATCGGAGGAGCCACTGCCGCTATAGCATACCACTGCCTGTCCCGGAATGAGGTGCACATGGAAGCCGTGGGGTCAGCAGCTAAATTTGCCAGCCTGTCCCGGTATATGGCGGATCCGATAAGCGGCCGCCAGATGTTAGATGCGAATAAAAATGACATGAAATGTCGCATGGAGGAGCTTGTGATGCGGATACAATACGATTTCTGCCGTTCTCTAGAAGCGGAAGAGAACTTTGGCAAAAAGTTTCTCGTCGATCGGTGGGAGCGAAAGGAGGGTGGTGGCGGAATTACCTGTGTACTGCAGGATGGCGATGTGTTTGAAAAAGCAGGCGTAAACATATCAGTTGTGCATGGAAATCTTCCAAAGGGCGCCATTCAGCAGATGCGTTCTCGCGGCAAACAGTTAGCGGACGGAGAACTCCCCTTCTTTGCGGTGGGCGTAAGCGCAGTAATACATCCGCGCAATCCGTTCGTCCCGACGATACATTTTAACTACCGATACTTCGAAGTTACCGACTCTACAGGACAGAGGCAGTGGTGGTTCGGTGGCGGCACCGACCTCACACCATACTATCTAAACGAGGAAGACGCCAAGCACTTTCACCGCACACTGAAGGAAGCGTGTGATTCGCATGACGCCACGTATTACCCAAAGTTTAAGGAATGGTGCGACAAATACTTCTTCATACCGCACCGGAACGAAAGCCGCGGCGTGGGAGGCATTTTCTTCGATGATTTGGATGGCCCGGATGCGGAGCGAGCGTTCGACTTCGTGTCTTCATGTGCACATTCCGTAATTCCTTCCTATTTGCCGCTGGTGCGTGCGCACAAAAATGATCCCTACGGCGATCGCCATCGTCAATGGCAGCTGTTACGCCGCGGACGATATGTAGAATTTAACCTCATATACGATCGAGGCACAAAGTTCGGCCTTTACACGCCCGGTGCACGATACGAAAGCATTCTAATGTCTCTACCTCTTAATGCG AGATGGGAGTACATGAATATACCTGCCCAAGGAACGGAAGAAGCTCTTATTACCGAGGTGCTCAAAAAACCtaaaaattggttaaatttgTAA